From Anticarsia gemmatalis isolate Benzon Research Colony breed Stoneville strain chromosome 3, ilAntGemm2 primary, whole genome shotgun sequence, one genomic window encodes:
- the Arglu1 gene encoding arginine and glutamate rich 1 isoform X1, whose translation MGRSRSRSKSPRRHHKSSKHSRKKSRSKDRSSSRSRSSKHAEKSRERSSKSRKRSHSMSSSTSSDASYDGSRNNRKKSKGRSKMDEVDRLAEMERQRRVREAEQKVVEEEAAKRIELLVKKRVEEELEKRKEEIEQEVAKRVEEAKRKMEKEMMEELERQREQQRREELARQEEEARKRKELEEIMAENNKKIEEAQRKLAEERLAMIEEQRKMDEERQKLKKEQEKRLKEEQRKILGKNNSRPKLSFSLNPLS comes from the exons aTGGGGCGTTCAAGATCACGAAGTAAATCACCCCGACGTCACCATAAGAGTAGCAAACATTCAAGAAAGAAGAGCCGATCGAAGGACCGCTCGTCGTCACGAAGTAGGAGTTCTAAACATGCTGAAAAATCTAGAGAACGTAGTTCCAAGTCCAG AAAAAGATCGCACTCAATGTCTTCTTCGACCAGCAGTGATGCTTCTTATGATGGCAGCAGGAATAACAGAAAGAAGTCGAAAGGGCGTAGCAAGATGGACGAGGTCGATAGATTAGCTGAAATGGAAAGACAGAGAAGAGTAAGAGAAGCAGAACAGAAG gTAGTGGAAGAAGAAGCAGCAAAGAGAATAGAATTGCTGGTGAAGAAAAGGGTAGAAGAAGAGTTGGAGAAGCGAAAAGAAGAAATCGAGCAAGAAGTAGCAAAAAGAGTAGAAGAAGCAAAACGAAAAATGGAGAAAGAAATGATGGAGGAACTGGAGAGACAGAGAGAACAACAGCGACGCGAGGAACTTGCTAGACAG GAGGAAGAAGCTCGTAAAAGGAAAGAGCTGGAAGAGATCATggcagaaaataataaaaagattgaGGAAGCTCAGCGCAAGTTG GCTGAGGAGCGGCTGGCCATGATAGAAGAACAAAGGAAAATGGATGAAGAGCGGCAAAAACTGAAGAAAGAACAAGAAAAGAGATTGAAAGAGGAACAAAGAAAGATATTGGGCAAGAACAATTCAAGACCCAAATTATCATTCTCATTAAATCCACTATCATGA
- the Arglu1 gene encoding arginine and glutamate rich 1 isoform X2: protein MGRSRSRSKSPRRHHKSSKHSRKKSRSKDRSSSRSRSSKHAEKSRERSSKSRKRSHSMSSSTSSDASYDGSRNNRKKSKGRSKMDEVDRLAEMERQRRVREAEQKVVEEEAAKRIELLVKKRVEEELEKRKEEIEQEVAKRVEEAKRKMEKEMMEELERQREQQRREELARQVQSGVVRVHTRISFLIFFIIVTHRGWLSLKSKCTCPFL from the exons aTGGGGCGTTCAAGATCACGAAGTAAATCACCCCGACGTCACCATAAGAGTAGCAAACATTCAAGAAAGAAGAGCCGATCGAAGGACCGCTCGTCGTCACGAAGTAGGAGTTCTAAACATGCTGAAAAATCTAGAGAACGTAGTTCCAAGTCCAG AAAAAGATCGCACTCAATGTCTTCTTCGACCAGCAGTGATGCTTCTTATGATGGCAGCAGGAATAACAGAAAGAAGTCGAAAGGGCGTAGCAAGATGGACGAGGTCGATAGATTAGCTGAAATGGAAAGACAGAGAAGAGTAAGAGAAGCAGAACAGAAG gTAGTGGAAGAAGAAGCAGCAAAGAGAATAGAATTGCTGGTGAAGAAAAGGGTAGAAGAAGAGTTGGAGAAGCGAAAAGAAGAAATCGAGCAAGAAGTAGCAAAAAGAGTAGAAGAAGCAAAACGAAAAATGGAGAAAGAAATGATGGAGGAACTGGAGAGACAGAGAGAACAACAGCGACGCGAGGAACTTGCTAGACAG GTCCAGTCAGGTGTAGTTCGAGTGCATACAAGAATTAgtttcttgattttttttataattgtcaCTCACCGAGGCTGGCTGTCTCTAAAAAGTAAATGTACATGTCCATTTTTATAA